In Acidaminococcus fermentans DSM 20731, one genomic interval encodes:
- the tpiA gene encoding triose-phosphate isomerase has translation MDKKTVKDIQLTGKRVLVRVDYNVPMNDKGEITDFIRIEASLPTLHYLLDQGAAVILMAHLGRPKGKVNPKFTLKPVAEALSQLIHRPVQFCPDCVGKDAQDAAAQLRNGDILLLENLRFHPEEEKNDPHFAQELAALGDVYVNDGFGVSHRAHASVEAVTHYLPAVAGFLLEKEIAYLGNAVDKPQRPFAAIIGGAKVADKIAVIRSLIKKADVILIGGGMANTFLAAKGYNLGKSLVEKESLGIAKDLLAEAAAQKTKMLLPVDLIMAASFSNEADHEAEDLDALNPDYMALDIGPKTAELYAQTLAGMKTIVWNGPMGVFEMPNYAEGTRRVAEAMAASDGITIVGGGDSAAAVKQMGLADKMSHVSTGGGASLEYLEGKVLPGLAALDDLRTPIVAGNWKCHKTVAEAMELAHQVAHGTEMARAEVVLFPPFTALESVAAMVDEDGIGYGAQDIFYEDEGSYTGAVSGPMIAEIGSRYVLVGHSERRKFFHETNDLVVKKVLAAFRNDLDPVLCVGEDADEHENGSTKDKILSQLTPVLNVLTDGQIQHLLVAYEPVWAIGSGKSAEVRDAVAAADLIRKAVAEKFGKEAARRVRILYGGSVTSENAHAFHEDGIDGVLVGGASLSAQEFCAIANTF, from the coding sequence ATGGATAAAAAAACCGTTAAAGATATTCAGCTGACCGGCAAACGGGTGCTGGTCCGGGTAGACTACAACGTTCCCATGAACGACAAAGGGGAAATCACGGATTTCATCCGCATCGAAGCCTCTCTGCCCACCCTCCACTACCTGCTGGACCAGGGAGCCGCAGTGATCCTGATGGCTCACCTGGGCCGTCCCAAAGGCAAGGTGAACCCCAAGTTCACCCTGAAGCCCGTGGCGGAAGCCCTGAGCCAGCTGATCCACCGTCCGGTGCAGTTCTGCCCGGACTGCGTGGGCAAGGATGCCCAGGATGCAGCTGCCCAGCTGCGGAACGGGGATATCCTGCTGCTGGAAAACCTCCGGTTCCATCCGGAAGAAGAAAAGAATGACCCCCATTTTGCCCAGGAACTGGCGGCTCTGGGGGATGTATATGTGAACGACGGGTTCGGGGTATCCCACCGGGCCCATGCTTCCGTGGAAGCCGTTACCCACTACCTGCCCGCCGTGGCCGGTTTCCTGCTGGAAAAGGAAATCGCATACCTGGGCAATGCCGTGGACAAACCCCAGCGTCCCTTTGCCGCCATCATCGGCGGGGCTAAAGTGGCGGACAAGATCGCCGTGATCCGCAGCCTGATCAAAAAGGCTGACGTGATCCTGATCGGGGGCGGCATGGCCAACACCTTCCTGGCGGCCAAAGGCTACAACCTGGGGAAATCCCTGGTGGAAAAGGAAAGCCTGGGAATCGCCAAGGATCTGCTGGCGGAAGCCGCAGCCCAGAAGACCAAAATGCTCCTGCCGGTGGATCTGATCATGGCTGCCAGCTTCTCCAATGAGGCGGACCATGAAGCAGAAGACCTGGATGCCCTGAACCCGGACTACATGGCCCTGGATATCGGCCCCAAAACGGCAGAACTGTATGCCCAGACCCTGGCCGGCATGAAGACCATTGTGTGGAACGGGCCCATGGGTGTGTTCGAAATGCCCAACTATGCGGAAGGGACCCGGCGGGTGGCAGAAGCCATGGCCGCTTCTGACGGCATCACCATCGTGGGCGGCGGCGACAGTGCAGCCGCTGTGAAGCAGATGGGCCTGGCCGATAAGATGAGCCATGTATCCACCGGTGGCGGTGCTTCCCTGGAATACCTGGAAGGCAAAGTGCTGCCCGGCCTGGCTGCCCTGGATGATCTGCGGACTCCCATTGTGGCCGGCAACTGGAAATGCCACAAGACCGTGGCGGAAGCCATGGAACTGGCTCACCAGGTGGCCCATGGCACGGAAATGGCCCGGGCTGAAGTGGTGCTGTTCCCGCCTTTCACTGCCCTGGAAAGCGTAGCGGCCATGGTGGATGAAGACGGCATCGGCTACGGGGCCCAGGACATCTTCTATGAAGATGAAGGCTCCTACACCGGCGCTGTATCCGGCCCCATGATTGCGGAAATCGGGTCCCGGTACGTGCTGGTGGGCCACAGCGAACGGCGGAAATTCTTCCATGAAACCAATGACCTGGTGGTGAAGAAGGTCCTGGCTGCTTTCCGGAACGACCTGGATCCGGTGCTGTGCGTGGGAGAAGACGCGGACGAACATGAAAACGGCTCCACCAAAGACAAGATCCTGAGCCAGCTGACGCCGGTCCTGAATGTGCTCACCGACGGGCAGATCCAGCATCTGCTGGTTGCCTACGAACCGGTTTGGGCCATTGGCAGCGGCAAGAGCGCTGAAGTGCGGGATGCCGTGGCTGCTGCGGACCTGATCCGGAAAGCTGTTGCGGAAAAATTCGGCAAAGAGGCGGCCCGGCGGGTCCGGATCCTCTACGGCGGCAGTGTGACCAGCGAAAATGCCCATGCCTTCCATGAAGACGGCATCGATGGCGTACTGGTAGGCGGGGCCAGCCTGTCTGCCCAGGAATTCTGCGCCATTGCCAACACGTTCTGA
- the gpmI gene encoding 2,3-bisphosphoglycerate-independent phosphoglycerate mutase, which produces MKKKPVMLMILDGWGIAPPSPTNAVTRARTPHLDFYFNRYPHSQLQCSGEAVGLPDGQMGNSEVGHLSIGSGRIIYQSLTRITRAVKDGSLETNPVLVKAMEEARDNGKKLHLLGLLSDGGVHSHIDHLLGLLAMARKQGVEKVCVHAFLDGRDTPPQSAAPFLDQVEKACQQLGVGRIATVSGRYYAMDRDKRWDRIRKVYDIMTGGEGLEAPSAAEGLEAAYGAGQTDEFVVPFRVAGVDGAVEKGDSLIFFNFRPDRARELTHAFTDTEFQGFPRKEDQLPVHFVTMTEYEKGIQAPVAFPPEEIRDTLAEVVSKAGLHQLHIAETEKYAHVTFFFNGGREQPFPDEDRILVPSPKVATYDLQPEMSAYLVTEKLQEALDKDLYDLVILNFANPDMVGHTGSLEAAVKALEAVDECVGSLADKVLKKGGALCITADHGNLEEMEDPVTHAPMTAHTTNPVPFLVVGADPDTRVENGGLSDIAPTLLDLLDLPKPEAMTGHSLLMRK; this is translated from the coding sequence ATGAAAAAGAAACCTGTAATGCTGATGATCCTGGACGGCTGGGGGATCGCTCCCCCCAGCCCCACCAATGCGGTGACCCGGGCCCGGACCCCTCATCTGGACTTTTATTTCAACCGGTATCCCCACAGCCAGCTCCAGTGTTCCGGAGAAGCAGTGGGTCTGCCGGATGGCCAGATGGGGAATTCGGAAGTGGGGCATCTATCCATTGGGTCCGGGCGGATCATCTACCAGAGCCTGACCCGGATCACCCGGGCCGTCAAAGACGGCAGCCTGGAAACCAATCCGGTGCTGGTGAAGGCCATGGAAGAAGCCCGGGACAACGGAAAGAAACTCCATCTCCTGGGCCTGCTCAGTGACGGCGGGGTCCACAGCCATATTGACCATCTGCTGGGCCTTTTGGCCATGGCCAGGAAGCAGGGGGTGGAAAAGGTCTGTGTCCATGCATTCCTGGATGGACGGGATACGCCTCCCCAAAGTGCGGCCCCTTTCCTGGACCAGGTGGAAAAAGCCTGTCAGCAGCTGGGGGTGGGACGGATCGCCACAGTTTCCGGCCGGTATTATGCCATGGACCGGGACAAACGGTGGGACCGGATCCGGAAAGTCTATGACATCATGACCGGTGGCGAAGGCCTGGAAGCTCCCAGTGCGGCGGAAGGCCTTGAAGCTGCCTATGGTGCCGGACAGACCGACGAATTCGTGGTACCCTTCCGGGTGGCCGGCGTGGACGGAGCCGTGGAAAAAGGCGACAGCCTGATTTTCTTCAATTTCCGCCCGGACCGGGCCCGGGAACTGACCCATGCCTTTACGGATACGGAATTCCAGGGATTTCCCCGGAAAGAAGACCAGCTGCCCGTCCACTTCGTCACCATGACGGAATACGAAAAGGGCATCCAGGCTCCGGTGGCGTTCCCGCCGGAAGAGATCCGGGATACCCTGGCAGAAGTGGTGTCCAAAGCCGGACTCCATCAGCTGCACATTGCGGAAACGGAAAAATATGCCCATGTGACCTTTTTCTTCAATGGGGGACGGGAACAGCCCTTCCCCGATGAAGACCGGATCCTGGTGCCTTCTCCCAAAGTGGCCACCTATGACCTGCAGCCGGAGATGAGCGCCTATCTGGTGACGGAAAAGCTCCAGGAGGCCCTGGACAAGGATCTGTACGATCTGGTGATCCTGAACTTTGCCAACCCGGACATGGTGGGCCATACCGGCTCCCTGGAGGCGGCGGTGAAGGCCCTGGAAGCCGTGGACGAATGTGTGGGCAGCCTGGCGGACAAGGTGCTGAAAAAAGGCGGTGCCCTGTGCATCACGGCGGACCACGGGAACCTGGAAGAGATGGAAGATCCGGTGACCCATGCGCCCATGACCGCCCATACCACCAACCCGGTGCCTTTCCTGGTGGTGGGAGCGGATCCGGATACCCGGGTGGAAAACGGGGGCCTGTCCGACATTGCGCCCACCCTGCTGGACCTGCTGGACCTGCCCAAACCGGAGGCCATGACCGGCCATTCCCTGCTGATGCGGAAGTAA
- the gap gene encoding type I glyceraldehyde-3-phosphate dehydrogenase gives MVRIGINGFGRIGRCALRIAVKNPEVEVVAVNARSGIDTYAHLLKYDTVHGTFDEEVSVDGDIMHVGDKAIKFTRYTDPKEIPWGELGVDVVLETTGKFKTRETVQPHLDNGAKKVLIACPAKGEDITIVLGVNEDKYDPKKDHIISNASCTTNCLAPFTKVLEDNFGIENGMMTTVHSYTNDQKILDAAHKDLRRARAGACSIIPTTTGAAKAIGLVLPELEGKLKGMAIRVPTPDVSLTDLVVTLKKDTTKEEINEAMKVASETTMKGILGYNELPLVSKDYSGCPLSSIVDGLSTMMVGPRVAKVVSWYDNEWGYSNRLVELALFVAKKGL, from the coding sequence ATGGTAAGAATCGGTATCAATGGTTTTGGTCGTATTGGACGCTGCGCTCTGCGTATCGCCGTAAAGAACCCGGAAGTGGAAGTTGTGGCAGTCAATGCCCGTTCCGGCATCGATACCTATGCCCATCTGCTGAAATATGATACCGTCCATGGAACTTTCGATGAAGAAGTATCCGTTGACGGCGATATCATGCACGTTGGGGACAAAGCCATCAAATTCACCCGTTACACCGATCCCAAGGAAATCCCCTGGGGCGAACTGGGCGTGGATGTAGTGCTGGAAACCACCGGCAAATTCAAGACCCGTGAAACCGTACAGCCCCATCTGGACAACGGCGCCAAAAAGGTGCTGATCGCCTGCCCGGCCAAAGGGGAAGACATCACCATCGTCCTGGGTGTCAACGAAGACAAGTATGATCCCAAAAAGGACCACATCATCTCCAATGCATCCTGCACCACCAACTGCCTGGCTCCCTTCACCAAAGTGCTGGAAGACAACTTCGGCATTGAAAACGGCATGATGACCACCGTCCATTCCTACACCAACGATCAGAAGATCCTGGATGCAGCCCACAAAGACCTGCGCCGTGCCCGTGCCGGTGCCTGCTCCATCATCCCCACCACCACCGGTGCCGCCAAAGCCATCGGCCTGGTTCTGCCGGAACTGGAAGGCAAACTGAAAGGCATGGCCATCCGCGTCCCGACTCCGGATGTATCCCTGACCGACCTGGTTGTGACCCTGAAAAAGGACACCACCAAGGAAGAAATCAATGAAGCCATGAAAGTCGCTTCTGAAACCACCATGAAAGGGATCCTGGGCTACAACGAACTGCCTCTGGTTTCCAAAGACTACAGCGGCTGCCCCCTGAGCTCCATTGTGGATGGTCTGTCCACCATGATGGTGGGTCCCCGTGTGGCCAAAGTGGTTTCCTGGTACGACAATGAATGGGGTTATTCCAACCGTCTGGTGGAACTGGCTCTGTTCGTGGCCAAAAAGGGCCTGTAA
- the eno gene encoding phosphopyruvate hydratase gives MPIIENVCAREIMDSRGNPTVEVDVLLDDGTVGRAAVPSGASTGVHEAVELRDGDKTRFGGKGVSKAVDNVNDTIADAIIGLDPTRQVEIDEAMIRLDGTPNKGRLGANAILGVSLAVAKAAALSMGLPLYQYLGGVNAKELPVPMMNILNGGAHADNNVDIQEFMIMPVGADSFAEALRINAEIYQALKKVLKDKGLATAVGDEGGFAPNLESNEEALQVIVEAIEKAGYKPGEQVRLAIDTAASELFEDGKYNLKGEGVVKTSAEMVEWYASLCEKYPIVSIEDGLAEDDWDGWKQLTDVLGKKVQLVGDDLFVTNVERLKKGIEMGVANAILIKLNQIGTLTETLDAIEMAKRAGYTAIVSHRSGETEDTTIADVVVGTNAGQIKSGAPCRTDRVAKYNQLLRIEEDLGAAAQYNGMDVFYNIR, from the coding sequence ATGCCAATCATTGAAAATGTGTGTGCAAGAGAAATTATGGATTCCCGGGGCAATCCCACGGTGGAAGTGGATGTGCTGCTGGATGACGGCACTGTAGGCCGTGCAGCGGTTCCTTCCGGGGCCTCCACCGGTGTCCACGAAGCCGTGGAACTGCGGGACGGGGACAAAACCCGTTTCGGCGGCAAAGGGGTTTCCAAAGCCGTGGACAATGTGAACGACACCATTGCTGATGCCATCATCGGATTGGATCCCACCCGTCAGGTGGAAATCGATGAAGCCATGATCCGTCTGGACGGCACCCCCAACAAGGGCCGTCTGGGGGCCAACGCCATCCTGGGGGTATCCCTGGCTGTGGCCAAGGCTGCGGCGCTGTCCATGGGCCTGCCTCTGTACCAGTATCTGGGCGGGGTCAACGCCAAGGAACTGCCGGTTCCCATGATGAACATCCTGAATGGCGGTGCCCATGCGGACAACAACGTGGATATCCAGGAATTCATGATCATGCCGGTAGGGGCTGACAGCTTTGCCGAAGCCCTGCGGATCAACGCGGAAATCTACCAGGCTCTGAAGAAAGTCCTGAAGGACAAAGGGCTGGCTACGGCTGTAGGGGATGAAGGCGGCTTTGCCCCCAACCTGGAAAGCAACGAAGAAGCCCTGCAGGTGATTGTGGAAGCCATCGAAAAAGCCGGCTACAAACCCGGTGAACAGGTACGACTGGCCATCGATACCGCTGCCAGCGAGCTGTTCGAAGACGGCAAGTACAACCTGAAAGGGGAAGGGGTTGTGAAGACTTCTGCCGAAATGGTGGAATGGTACGCTTCCCTCTGCGAAAAATACCCCATCGTTTCCATTGAAGACGGCCTGGCCGAAGATGACTGGGACGGCTGGAAACAGCTCACCGATGTTCTGGGCAAAAAAGTCCAGCTGGTGGGGGATGACCTGTTCGTCACCAATGTGGAACGGCTGAAGAAGGGCATTGAAATGGGCGTGGCCAACGCCATCCTGATCAAACTGAACCAGATCGGGACCCTGACCGAAACCCTGGACGCCATTGAAATGGCCAAACGGGCCGGTTATACCGCCATCGTTTCCCACCGGAGCGGTGAAACGGAAGATACCACCATTGCCGATGTGGTGGTGGGCACCAACGCCGGACAGATCAAATCCGGGGCCCCCTGCCGGACCGACCGGGTGGCCAAGTACAACCAGCTGCTGCGGATCGAAGAAGATCTGGGAGCCGCTGCCCAGTACAACGGGATGGATGTGTTCTACAATATCAGATAA